The nucleotide window GTGAAGCCCCTCCCGAGCAGGTGTGCCGCAAGGGCACCGTGGCCGGGGGCAAATCCCAGGCCCCACCTGCGGCAGACCGCCGATCCGAACCCGCGCCCCGCAAGGTAGCCCCGTGCCACGCCAGCCCCTTCCGAACGCCCACGCAGCAGCTGGGTCGTATAGAACGCCTCGGCCTCGGCAAGGCACTCCACCAAGCGGTTGCGCTTGGGGCCGTGTCCTGCGGCGCCGCGCTCCTCCTGGAGCTCGATGCCCGCACGGTCGGCCAGGTAGCGGATGGCATCCGGGAAGTCCAGGCCCTCGCGCTTCATGACGTAGGCAAACAGGTCGCCTCCCTCGCCACAGCCGAAGCACTTCCAGAGCCCGGTGGCGGGGTTGACGTGAAACGACGGGCTCTTCTCGTGATGGAAGGGACAGCAACCCCAGAAGTCGCCACGGCGCTCGCGAAGCTCCACCGTCTCGCCCACGAGCCGCACGATGTCGGTCGCCTGGCGGACCCGCTCCCTGTCCTCGTCCGTGATCACGCGCTCACCTCCGCCCCGCCGACGCCTATGTTGGTACGTACCCAGTCGATGTCGCCCAAGACGACGCGTTCGAGCTCTTCGGTGGAATCGAACGGCCGAGAGGCGCGCAGCCATCTCACGAAGATGACCGTCGCCTCGCTTCCGTACAGATCGCCGTCGAAGCCGATGAGGTTGGCCTCGAGGAAGGAGGGGTCGGGGTCGGCGAACGTGGGAGGTGAGCCAACGTTGACGGCAGCGGGCCATGCCCGCCCTCCCTCGATGTAGAGGCAGGCGTAGACGCCCTCCGCCGGCATGCAGGCCTCGGGGCGCACCCGTACGTTCGCAGTGGGAAAGCCCAGGGAACTCCCCTCTCCCCTGCCATGCGTGACGACGCCACGCACGAAGTGGCAGCGCCCGAGCAGCTGTGCCGCGCGCTCGACGCGACCCTCGTGGAGGAGGTTCCTGACGCGCGTGGACGAGACCTTCACGTCACCCTCAGCGACCAGGTCGTGCCCGAAGACGTCCATGCCGCAGAACCTCCCCAGCTCCCGTAGGGCCGAGACGTCACCCGCACCCTGGGCACCGAGCCTGAAGTCGCTGCCCACGTGCAGCGAGACGGGTCTCAGGGCCTCCCCCAGCACATCCGAGAAGAACGCCCGGTAGCTGGTCGCAGACAGCTCCTCTGTGAAGTCGAGCACGAGAATCGCATCGGGTGCCGCCGCGGCAAGCGCCCTCACGCGGTCGCGTGCGGAGAGGAGCTCCGTGGAGATCGCCTTGTGACCCAAGACCGACGCGGGATCGGGGTCGAACGTCACGACGGCGGAAAGACAGCCTCGCGCGCGGGCGTCGGCGATCGTCGTGGCGACAAGCGCCTGGTGCCCCCGGTGAAAGCCATCGAATACCCCGATGACGCAGCAAGCTGCGACATCGGGCCCCAGATCGACGCCCTCCGCGACGAGCGCGCGGCCGCCGCCGAGACCCTTGGCCTCGTAGCGCCGCGCAGGTCGTCCGAGAAGCGCCGCAGACGCCAGACGGGCGACGTCCTCGGCAGGGAGGGGCCCTGGCCATGCCAGACGCAGGCTCATAAGCAGACTCCCGCGATGCCCGCCGGAAAGTTGACGTCACAACGCAGGAGGTGGCCAGAGCGACGCCAGATGCCCACGAGGGCAGCGTCTCGGACGAGCGCGACGCGCTCGCAGGAAGAGGCGGGCCCCTGCACCCCTCCGCCTCCCGCGCGGGAGGCGCCTGCGGGAAGCGCCCTGCCGCACAGGACCGACGCGAGCTCGGCATCGCCCACCTGGCGCACGGGCAGGCCCAGCAGCGACGCGGGATCGAGCATGCCGCCCGAGAGGGCGCGGGCGCCGTGTTTCTGCAGCTCGTCAAGGGACAGGCAGTTCCCGAGGCCGACGGCGCCGGATGCGGTGCGACGCAGCGCGCTCAGGTGCGCCGCCGTCCCCTGCTCGCGTCCCAGGTCACGGGCGATGCTGCGTATGTAGGTGCCCTTGGAGACCGTAAGCGCGACGCGCCACGTGAGCGCCTCGGCAGACTCGACCGCGAGCAGGTCCGCCCCAAGGATCTCTATGTGTCGCGGCGCGATCCTGACCGTCTGGCCCGAGCGGGCGCGGCGATAGGCGCGCTCGCCATTGACCGATATGGCCGAGAAGGATGGTGGCACCTGGTCGTGAGGTCCCACGAGGTCCCGGACGATGGCTTCCGCGACCTCGGCCGAGCGCAGTCGCCTAGGGACGGCGGCGCGGCGCGTCACCTCCCCCTCGGCGTCATCGGTGTCCGTCTCGGCACCAAACGCGATGAGGGCCTCATAGGACTTGGCCTCACAGCTGAGCAGCCCCATCAGGCGCGTACCCTGGCCGACGCCCACCACCAGCACGCCCGAGGCGGCGGGATCGAGCGTGCCGGCATGCCCGACCCGACGCTCGCCCAGTGAGCGGCGAACGCGATTCACCACGTCGTGGCTTGACATGCCGACGGGCTTGTCGATGGCCACGAGACAGTTGATGCCGCTCTGCCCACGCTTCACGAGACGGCTGTCCCGTTCTCGAACAATGCACGTAGCTGGGGCAGGACGGACGAGAGGGCCTCGTCTAGGTCTCCGTCGAGAGTGAAGCCGGCGGCAGCACGATGGCCTCCCCCGCCCAAGCCGCGGGCGATGGCCGCGACGTCGTGATCGGCCTTGGAGCGCAGGTTGCCCCTGACGCGGCCTCCCGGAACCTCCTTGAGAAAGAGTGCGACCTCGGAGCCGGCAACGCTGCGCACGACATCTATGAGGCCGTCGCACTCGTCTAGGCTTGCGCCAGTGCGCTCCAGGTCGGAGGCGGTCGCATAGCTGTAGGCGATCCGACCGCCTGCGAAGGTGGCGATGCGCCCCATGACCGCAGACTCCAGGTGCAGATACGAGAGGCTGAAGTTCTGGTAGACGTTGAGGGAGACCTCGCAGGGCGAGGCGCCGGCATCGACCAAAAGCGACGCGACCGAGAAGGCCTCGGCATCGGCGTTCTGGTACTGGAAGCGCCCGGTGTCGGTCGCAACCGCACAGTAGAGGCACTGGGCGATCTCGGGGGTGATGTCCACGCCCAGATGGAGCGCGAACTCGGCCACGATGACGCCTACGGCGGCGGCGTCGGGTCGTATCAGGTTCACCTCGGCGTAGGGGTCGTCACAGGGATGGTGGTCCATGATGGCCGTGTGGCGGGCGCGGCGCATGACCGCCTCTCCGTCGCTGAGGCGATGCGCGACCGAGAGGTCCACGCTCACGAAGAGGTCGGGATCCTCCGTGTAGTCACGGGCGCTGACCAGGCGCTCGCAACCCGGCAGGAACCGGTAGATGCGTGGCACGGGGGCAAAGTCGGCGAGCAGGCTGGTGACGCGCTTGCCCGGCCAGCGCGCCTCGATGACCCCACACAGTCCCAAGCACGAACCCAGGGCGTCTCCGTCCGGACTCGTGTGGGCGCAGAGCGCGACGCTGTCGCTGCCCTCGATGAGGGCCGCTATGGCATCGAACTTCTCCTCTTGCTCCGGATGTGCGATCAGGCCCATGGCAGCTGCGCTACTCCTCGTCCCCAGGTGTGTCACCGACGGGGTAGCCCGCATCGTCCTTCTCGACGGAGAGGGTCGGAGGGACGTTTTCCAGCGCGATGGAGATGCGCTCGGCCTCGTCGGCAGTCGTGTCTATCTCGAAGATAAGCTCTGGCGTGACCCGCCAGCCAAGGGCGTGTCCAAGCAGGGCCCGGATGCGGCCCCTGGCACGCTCGAGCGCGTCGGCGACGGAGTCGTAGCGATCCCTCTCGCAGCTCACGTATGCCTTGAGCACGGACTTGTCGACCGAGACCTCGACGCCCGTGAGGGTCACGAGCGCCAGGTCGGGATCGGCCACCTCGAAGAGGAGGATGCTGGCGAGCTTCTCGCGCGCGATCTGGTTGTTCCGCCGGGAGTTCCTGTTCTGCTTCATGTCAGCCTACTCAGTGCGGGCGACCTGCTCGACGCGATACGCCTCGATGATGTCGCCGACGTGGATGTCCTGGAAGTTCTCGAGGCCGACGCCGCACTCGAAGCCGGCCTTGACCGTCTTGACGTCATCCTTGAAACGACGCAGCGATGCAAGCCTGCCCTCGTAGACGACGATGCCATCGCGGACGAGACGGCAGAGGTCATCCCGGGAGACCTCGCCGTCCTGGACCATACAGCCCGCCGCGATGCCGACCTTGGGGACCTTGAAGGTGTTACGAACTTCGACGGAGGCCGTCTGGCGCTCCTCCTCGGTCGGCTTGAGCATGCCGATGCGGGCTGCATCGATGTCCTCGATGGCCTTGTAGATGACGCTGTAGGTCCTGATCTCGACACCCTGCTGCTCGGCGGCGGTGCGCGCCTTGGCCTCGGGGCGAACGCCAAAGCCGATGATGATGGCGTTCGATGCGTCGGCGAGGACGACGTCGGTCTCGGAGATGGCGCCGACGGCAGAGTGGATCGTGTTGATGCGGACCTCGGATTGGTCCATCTTGTCCAGCGAGTCCTGGAGCGCCTCGATGGAGCCCTGGACATCGGCCTTGATGATGAGGTTGAGCTCCTTGACGTCGGCGTCGGCCATGGTGTCGAAGAGGTTCTCGAGGGTCACGTGCTTGACCCGGTTCTGCTCCTCGATGCGGGCCTTCAGCTGGCGCTGCTCGGCCAGGCCGCGCGCATCGCGCTCGTCCTGGAACACGCGGAACTCGTCACCGGCCATCGGCACGCTCGAGAGGCCGAGGACCTCGACCGGATCGGCGGGTCCCGCCTCGGTGACGCTGTTGCCACGGGGGTCGACCATGGCACGAATCTTGCCGAAGGCCAGGCCCGCGACGATGGCGTCGCCGACATGCAGGGTGCCTCGGCTGACCAGCAGCGTGGCGACGGAGCCACGGCCACGGTCCAGCTTGGCCTCGAGGACGTTGCCCGACGCGAAGGTGTCGGGGTTGGCCTTGAGCTCGAGGACGTCCGCCTCGAGCAGGACGCTCTCGAGCAGGGTGTCGATGCCCTGGTTCTGCCTGGCGGATATGTCCACGAACATGTTCTCGCCACCCCATTCCTCGGGGATGACGCCGTACTCGGTGAGCTCCTGGCGAACCCTCGTGGGGTCGGCGCCGGGCTTGTCGATCTTGTTGACGGCGACGATGATGGGCACGCCGGCAGCCTTGGCATGGTTGATGGACTCGATGGTCTGTGGCATGACGCCGTCGTCGGCGGCGACGATCAGGATGACTATGTCGGTCACCTTGGCGCCGCGGGCGCGCATGGCGGTGAAGGTCTCGTGACCGGGCGTGTCGATGAAGGTAATGATGCGCCCGTTGATCTTGACCTGCGAGGCGCCGATGGCCTGGGTGATGCCACCGGCCTCCCCTGCGGCGACGCCCGTGTGGCGGATGGCGTCGAGAAGCGACGTCTTGCCGTGGTCGACATGGCCCATGACCGTGACGACGGGGGGACGGGACACCAGGTCCTCGGGGTTGTCGAAGAAGGTGAAGGAGTTCTCCTCCTCCTTGGTCATGACCTTGACGTCCCGGCCGAGGTCATCGGCGACCAGCTCGATAAGCTCGTCGGACATGGACTCGGTCAGGGTCAGGGGCGTGCCCAGCAGGAACAGGCGCTTGATGATGTCGTTGGCGGGGACGCCGAGGAGCCCGGCCAGCTGCGTGACCGTGGAGCCCTGTGGGACCCTGACGGTGTCGAGCTGCGAGACGTCCTGGTCGTTGGCGATGGCCTCCTCGATGCGCTGCTGCTCGGCGGCCTGCTCGGCCTGCTGCTTCCTGCGCTCCTTGCGCTTCTTGCGACGACCGGTGGACTCGCGGGTGGCCTCCTCGACGGCCACACGGGCCTCCTCGAGGACGTGGGAGCGGTTGTACTCCTCCGCCTCGCGGGCCATGCGGCTGTAGCGGTCCTCCTCCTGGCCTCCCCTGCGAGTGGTCTTGCGTCCCCTGCCCCTGCCCTTGCGGCCCTCGTCTCCGGGCGAGGGGGCGCCGGCACCCTCGGAGGGGCGGGGCGCGGCGCTGCGACGGGGACGGTGCTGGTCGTCACGTTTGCCGCCACGGGCCTCGTCCTTCTTCTTGGAGGCCTCCTCCGCCTGCTGCTGCAGGACCTTCTCCTGTTGGGCGATCTGGTCGAGCAGGCTGGTGAAGGACGGGACCGACTTGGGGGCGGTGTCCTTCACGCGATTGCGCTCGGCCTCCTCGGCGGCAAGGCGCTCCGCCTCCAGGCGCTCCTCCTCGGCCCTCTTGCGCGCGGCCTCGGCGGCGGCGCGCTTGCGCTCCTCCTCGGCTCGCTCGCGCTCGCGACGGGCCTCCGCCTCGATGCGCTCCCGCTCGGCCTTCTCCGCCTCGACGCGCTCCCGCTCGGCCTCGGCCTCGGCCTCGGCCCTCTTGGCGGCCTCGATCTCCGCCGCACGGGCCTCGAGGATGGGCTTGAGCTTCTTGCGCACGATGGAGACGTAGGCATCCTCCAAAGTCGAGGACGGGGACTTGGCCGGGATCTTCATGTCTGCGAGATGGCCGAGCATCTCCTTGCTGGTCATGCCATATTCCTTGGCGAGGTCATGTACGCGCGTCTTTGCCATGTGACCAACCTTTCTGGGACGAGGGTCTTGGGGACTACGAGGTGGGACCCTCGTGCTAGATCAGGGAGTCGGGGTCGTCGCTGACGGAATCCGCGGGCATCGAGGCGAGCTTCTCGTGCACGCCGCAATAGCGCGACCCAGGGCGGGCCATGTTGCGGCATTGGACCCCGTTGGCCCCGACGTACTCGCAGCGGTACTCGCCGTCCTCCCCGGCAAGCTCGACCTCCTTGGGCATGTCACGCAGGATGTCGGCCGCCAGGGACTCGTTCTTGATGTCGATGTGCATGCCGGTCAGGCGCGCGGCGAGGCGGGCGTTCTGCCCCTCCTTGCCGATGGCCAGGGAGAGCTGGTCGTCGGGGACGATGACCGTGGCGTAGTTGTTCTCGGGATCGACGATGACGCGTGAGACGCGCGCCGGCGAGAGAGCGTTGGCGACGCAACGTGAGGGGTCGTCGCTCCACAGCACGACGTCGACACGCTCCCCACGCAGCTCGGAGACGACGGTGCGCACGCGGCTGCCCTTGGGGCCGACGCAGGCACCCACGGGGTCGAGACGGTCGTCCAGCGAGGACACGGCGACCTTGGAGCGCACGCCCGCCTCGCGCGCGACGGAACGGACCTCGACGACACCCTCGTAGACCTCGGGAACCTCGAGCTCGAAGAGCCTGCGGATGAGGTCGGGGTGGGTACGGGAGACGACGATCGAGGGACGCTGGCGCTCGCCGCGGATGGGCGGCTGGTTGCTGTTGGGGTCGCGCACGTCGACTATGATCGCACGGATGCGCTGGTTGTGGATGTAGCGCTCGCCTACAGGCCGCTCGTTGCGCTCGTCTGGGTAGCGGCGCTGATCGAAGTAGGGCAGCTCGGCCTCGACGCCCTCGCGGATCTTGATGAAGGCGAAGTCGGGGGTGGTCTGCAGCACGGTGCCGGTGATGATGTCGCCCACTCGCTGAGAGAACTCCTCGAAGATCTGCTGACGGGCAGAGTTGCGCACGATCTCGGCAATCTCGGACTTGGCGTGCTGCGCGGCGATGCGCGAGGCGTCCTTGGGCGTGACGTCGACCTCCTCGAAGTTGTCGAACTCGCCAGTCTCGTCGTTGATGTCCCCCTCGGGAACGAGCTTGTAGACGTAGACGCGTCCGGTCGCACGGTCAATGGTGACGCGTGCTCCGAAGTCGAGGTGCAGGATCTCGGCGTAACTCTTGGCCAGGGATTGCTCGAGGCGGTCGATGAGGTAGAGCTCGTCGATGTGCTTCTCCTGGCAGAGCGCCATCAGTGCTTCCATCATTTCGGATGCCATGTTTCTTCCTTCCCGGGAGGGGCGAACGGATTCTCGAGACGCCTTGCGGCTAGTCGAAGTCGGGTCTGACGTGGCAGGACTTTATGTCGTCGAGGGCGAGGGAGACGCGCTCTTCGCCGCACTCGACGACGACCCTGCCTCCCTCGACGCCCAGCAGCCTGCCCGTGAAGCGGCGGCGACCCTCGCGAGCGAAGGTCTTGAGGGAGACGTCACTGCCCGCAAAGCGCTCGAAGTCGCGCTCCTTGCGCAGCGGTCGCGCGAGACCCGGCGAGGACACCTCGAGGACGTAGGATCCCGCGATGGGATCCGCGTCGTCCAGGACCTCGTTGATCCAGCCGCTCTGGGCGGCAACCTCGTCGAGCGAGATCGTGGGGACCCCCTCGTCCGCATGGTCGATCCTCACGCGCACGACGGGGGCCTTGCTCGAGCCCACGACCTCGACGTCCACGACGTCGATGCCATGCGACCGAGCCGCATCTTCGAGCGCGGTCACCAGTTGCCTCTCAAGGTCGGTCGTTGCCACGCGATACTCCTCCCGGCAGACGGACCGTCTGCATACCAAAAGGAAGCAGGGCAAAGGAGCTGCCCCACTTCCTCGTACGTTCACAATTGAGCTTCACATAATATAGCCAACGTCGCCACCGGTGGCAAGGGGGAATCACGCACATATTACCCGCACGAGCGATGGCATTCGGGACCGACGGCCATGCCCCTAGCTCCGTTTGCAGGGGATGGGGCGTGGCGGCGTCTTGGGCTTCCTGGCACCCGCCATCACGACGGCGCCCTCCCCGCAAGCCTCCAGGCACCTGCCGCACTGGATGCAGGCCTTCTGGTCAATGACGTGGACGAACTTGTCCTTGCCCGTGATCGCGTCCTCCTCACAGGCGGCGAGGCAGTCACCGCAGCCGGTGCAGCGCGACACGAGGATGTGGTAGGTCATGAACGCCTTGCACTCGCCCGCAGGGCAGCTCCTCTTGCTGACGTGCCGATCGAGCTCGTCGCCAAAGAGGTCGATGCCCTCTTGCACGGTACGCGCCATGATGCGCCCCAGCTCGCAGAGCGACTGGGTGGACATGGTCGGGCAGAGGTCGCGCATGAGGTCGAGGTCGCCCATGCGGCCCCTCTTCCCCACCGCGTCACCCAGGATCGTTTCGAGCTGATAGCCGCCCTCGTAGCCAAAGACGCAGCGCCCACAGCACTCCCGGTGGAAGGTTGTGGCGATCTCGTGCAGGGCGTTCGCCATGCAGTTGGCATCGGTGTAGACGCACATGTAGTCGCAGGAGAGCTCCATAGGCTCGTCCAGCTCGCCGGGCACCAGAAAACGGCTCTGCGGATATCCTAAGTAGACGGCCCTGAGCCCCTCGGTGGGGACGGCGGTGACCGAGAGGAGACCCGCAGCCGTGGTCGTAGCATCCACCTCGACGGGGTCATTCGCGCCTTCCAGCCACACACGCTTGGTGCCGTCCTGGCCGCAAAGCCACGCCTCACCCGAGACGACCTCGTCCTCGGCCGCACCCGTCACGGAAGATGGTACGGGCTTCTCGCCCGAAAGCAGCTTGGCAGCCGCCGTGTCGTTGCCATAGAGGAAGCCGATCGTCTCGTCCGCAAGGACCACCTTGCCTTCGCCGAAGCGGCTCGCAAGGTCGGTGCGGCCCTTGGGCAGGATGAGCGTGACGTCCTCGGATGCCGCCCGCTCGACGGCCTCGTCGAGGCGCTCCTCGAGCAGCCTCAGGGAGACGGGGGCCTGGCGGTAGACGGGCATGAAGTTGATGATGGTCATGTGGTCCGTCCCCTCCCTAGTATTCGTTCCAGAGACGCGGCTTCTCGAGGGTCAGGCGCAGGTCGCACTGCAGGCAGCGGCTCGCCTCGCGCTTGGCCTCGGACTCGCTGAACGGGCACTCGAACGGCTCGAGGGCGCCCTTGCGCTCGGATGCCGGAACGAACTGGGGAAGGACCGGGCTGTCATAGAAGCCGGGGGCGGCCTTGCCGATACGCTGTTCGCCCTCCTCGCGGTCCAGCAGTTCCTCGCTGATGTCGCCGTCGCCTCCCAGGAAGCGGTCGATGGAGCTGGCGGCCTCGCGGCCCTGGGCGATGGCGGCGATCACGGACTTGGTACCGGTGACGTCATCGCCAGCGGAGAAGACGCCCTCGACGGAGGTCATGAGGCAACCGTCCGCGACGACGTAGGGACCGTGTGTGAGCGCGAGGCCCATGACCGGCGTATCCTCGGGCTTCTGGCCCACGGCGAAGATGACGTAGTCTGCCGGGAGCGTGAGCTCGGAGCCCTCCACGAGCTCGGTCACGGCGCGGTGGTTCTCGTCGAAGTAGAAGCGGGAGATCTTCTGGATAGTCATTCCTCCCACGAATCCCGGCTTCTCGGGGGACTCGTCGATGGAGTTGAAGGCGTGGGCGTCATGCAGGACGATACCCTCCTCGGCCGCCTCCTTGCGCTCCTCGGGGGTGGAGGTCATCCTGTCCTCGGCCTCGAGGCACGCCACGTCGACGCTCTTGGCGCCCAGGCGAACCGCCGTGCGTGCGCAGTCATAGGCGACGTTGCCCCCACCGAGGACGACGACGCGGCCCTCCTCGACGGGAAGGGGTTTGCCTTCGCGAGCGGCCTTCAGGAAGGCGGTATTAACGTAGACGTTCTTGAGGCCATGTCCCTTCATGGGAAGCACGATACCCTGGTGGGTCCCCACCGTGACGAGGACGGCGTCGAAGTCGCCCCTGAGCGAGACGGGGTCAACAACGCGCTCGCCCAGCCTGAGGTCGATGCGCGGCCGAGGGTCTGTGCCCTGGGAGACCTCGAGGATCGTATCGATCTCTCTGTCGATGGCCTCGTCGGGCAGGCGGTAGGCCGGAATGCCATAGCGCAGCTGGCCGCCGGCCTTCTGATTGGCCTCGAACACGGTGACGCGATGGCCCTTCTCGGCGAGGTAGAGTGCGGCGGTGAGGCCTGCGGGGCCTGCGCCGATGACGGCAACCGACTTGCCCGTGAGGGGATCGTGGCGCACGCGGCTCTTCCAGGCGCCGTTGTCGCGCACTGCTGCCGCACGCTTCAGGCGGCAGATGGAGAGCGGTCCGTGCAGGTCGTTGCGCTTGCACTCGCCCTGGCAGTTGTGGGTGCAGATGGAACCCAGCGTCTCGGGGAAGGGGACCCTCTCGCGCACGACGGCCGTGGCCTTCTCCCACTCTCCCTGCTTGATGTAGCGCAGGTAGCGCGGGATCTCGATGTGCGCAGGACAGCCGAAACGACAGGGGACGACGTTGTCCTCGCTGGAGCGCTCGGGCTTCGCCAGGCCGAGGGCATCGACAATCGAGCCGGTCGGGCATACCTCGACGCAGGCCCCGCAGAAGCGGCAGCCCGCCTCCTCGAGAGAGACGCCCCCGTCGATGCCGATGCGGATGCCGCTCTCGGTGCGCTGGTAGTCAAGGACACCCACGCCGCGCAGGTCGCGGCAGGCGCGCACGCAGCGGCCGCAGCGGATGCAGCGGGTGAACATGTGCGTGATGAGCGGGTTGGAGTCGTCCGTCGGGACGGAGCGGATCTTGCAGCGCCAGCGCGCGGGCGAGACGCCCATGTATTGGTACATGGACTGCAGCTCGCACACACCGTACTTGGGGCAGCCCGTGCAGTCGGCGGGATGTGTGGCGAGGATGAGTTCCATCGCCATGCGACGGACCTTGTCGGCCACCACGCTCTCGGCGTCGACGGACATGCCCTCGCGCACCGTGGTCTTGCAGGCCGGCACAGCCTCGCCGTCACCGTCGACCTCGACCACGCAGAGACGACAGCCGCCCACCGCCTCGAGGTCGGGGTGCTTGCACAGGTGCGGGATGAAGATGCCGTTGTCCAGGGCCGCATCCAGAACGGAGGTGCCCCCCTCGGCCTTGACCTCCCGGCCGTTGATAGTCAGCTTCACGTTATGTCTCTCCTAGGGTCGAGCCCTGTGCGCTCCCTTCCCCTGAGGCGCGCACAGGGCAAGACGGGACCCTCGAGCGAGGGTCCCGCTCAGACGAGGCGTGCTGGGAGCTAGTCCCACTCCTCCTCGTCTCCATCCGCGTAATCGAACGCTGCCATGGAGGCGTTCTCGCCTGCGATGCGACCGGAGTTGAGGCAGAAGCCCATGGTGTTGCCGGGGATGGAGTAGTTGTAGGAGTCACCGTAGATGGTGCAGGCGTCGGTGCCGACGCAGTAGAGGCCCGGAATGACCTTGTACTCGTCGTTCATGACCTCCATGCGGTCGTTGACCAGCACGCCGCCCAGGGTGCCGTAGGCGCCCATGTACTGGCGGCAGGCGTAGAACGGGCCGCTCTCGAGCGGCTGCATGAACTGGCGCTCCTTCTCGAAGAGCTCATCGTAGCCTGCGTGGCACATCTCGTTGTAGGCCTCGACGTTCTTGGACAGGCCCTCGGGGTCGATACCGATCTTCTCGGCGAGCTCCTCGAGCGTGTCGGCGCGGGCGATGACATGGTCGCCGTTGCCGTCGACATAGGTGTCGAGATCCTGCTCGAACTGCTCCTCGAAGTGCTCGTAGAGGTCGTGCGGGTGGACGTGAGAGACGATGTCAGGCCCGTTCTTCTTCCAGTTCTTGAGCATCCTGGAGTCGAAGAGGGCGAAGCCCACCTTACCCGGCAGGTGGTTGATGGCGTTGCCGACGAAGGTGGTGTTGAAGATGTCGTCCTCGGGCATGAAGCGCTCGCCGTTGCGGTCGCACCAATAGGTGGGCTGGCGGAAGGCGCCCTCGACGTAGAAGTGGTTCATGTTGTCAGGAAGCTGGTACATCATCTCCATGGTGACGGGCGTGCGGCCGGCGCCGACGGCGTGGCACATGTTGTAACCGTCGCCGTCCATGCCGGGCACGGCGAAGGAGTAGAGGTTCTTACCCCAGTCGAGGCCGATCTTCTCCTGGATCATCTTGGCGTTGGCGCCGAAGCCGCCGGTGGCGACGATGACCGCCTTGCAGGAGACCTCGACCTCCCCGCCGTCCTTGTCGGCGGCGCGCACTCCTACGACGGCACCCCCGCCGTCGACGACGAGGCTCTTGCCGGGGGTCTCGAACAGGAACTCGACGCCGAGCTCCTGGGCGCGCTCGGTCATGCGCTTGGTCATCGTGGTCGCGGCGCGCGGGCCCGGCTCGGAGCCGTCCTCGGGCTGGACGACATGCCAGGTGTATTCGCCGTCGGCGTAGGCGCGGGTGCGCTCGCGGGCGCGGAACGCCGGGCGCACGGAGTTGAAGACGACGCCCATGTCCTGCAGCCATGAGATGGTGTCGCCGCTCTTGAAGTAGTATGCGCGCACCAAGCGGGGATCGACCTGATAGTGCGTATAGAACATGTGGCGGCGGAAGAGCTCGCCGGGCGTGACCTCGATCATGGACGCGCGCTGCACGGGCGAGCCGGCCGCACAGGGGCCCATGCCCATGTTGGCGGCGCCGCCGGTGTTGGAGGCCTTCTCCAGCGTGATGACGCTCGCGCCGCCCTCGGCCGCCGCGATGGAGGCCGCCAGGCCCGAGAGGCCCGCGGCAACGACGACGACGTCGCACTCAAGCTGCTTTGCCATGTACTCCTCCTGATGTGTCTGCCTACCTGAA belongs to Olsenella uli DSM 7084 and includes:
- the nusA gene encoding transcription termination factor NusA gives rise to the protein MASEMMEALMALCQEKHIDELYLIDRLEQSLAKSYAEILHLDFGARVTIDRATGRVYVYKLVPEGDINDETGEFDNFEEVDVTPKDASRIAAQHAKSEIAEIVRNSARQQIFEEFSQRVGDIITGTVLQTTPDFAFIKIREGVEAELPYFDQRRYPDERNERPVGERYIHNQRIRAIIVDVRDPNSNQPPIRGERQRPSIVVSRTHPDLIRRLFELEVPEVYEGVVEVRSVAREAGVRSKVAVSSLDDRLDPVGACVGPKGSRVRTVVSELRGERVDVVLWSDDPSRCVANALSPARVSRVIVDPENNYATVIVPDDQLSLAIGKEGQNARLAARLTGMHIDIKNESLAADILRDMPKEVELAGEDGEYRCEYVGANGVQCRNMARPGSRYCGVHEKLASMPADSVSDDPDSLI
- a CDS encoding FAD-dependent oxidoreductase, which codes for MKLTINGREVKAEGGTSVLDAALDNGIFIPHLCKHPDLEAVGGCRLCVVEVDGDGEAVPACKTTVREGMSVDAESVVADKVRRMAMELILATHPADCTGCPKYGVCELQSMYQYMGVSPARWRCKIRSVPTDDSNPLITHMFTRCIRCGRCVRACRDLRGVGVLDYQRTESGIRIGIDGGVSLEEAGCRFCGACVEVCPTGSIVDALGLAKPERSSEDNVVPCRFGCPAHIEIPRYLRYIKQGEWEKATAVVRERVPFPETLGSICTHNCQGECKRNDLHGPLSICRLKRAAAVRDNGAWKSRVRHDPLTGKSVAVIGAGPAGLTAALYLAEKGHRVTVFEANQKAGGQLRYGIPAYRLPDEAIDREIDTILEVSQGTDPRPRIDLRLGERVVDPVSLRGDFDAVLVTVGTHQGIVLPMKGHGLKNVYVNTAFLKAAREGKPLPVEEGRVVVLGGGNVAYDCARTAVRLGAKSVDVACLEAEDRMTSTPEERKEAAEEGIVLHDAHAFNSIDESPEKPGFVGGMTIQKISRFYFDENHRAVTELVEGSELTLPADYVIFAVGQKPEDTPVMGLALTHGPYVVADGCLMTSVEGVFSAGDDVTGTKSVIAAIAQGREAASSIDRFLGGDGDISEELLDREEGEQRIGKAAPGFYDSPVLPQFVPASERKGALEPFECPFSESEAKREASRCLQCDLRLTLEKPRLWNEY
- a CDS encoding FAD-dependent oxidoreductase; this translates as MAKQLECDVVVVAAGLSGLAASIAAAEGGASVITLEKASNTGGAANMGMGPCAAGSPVQRASMIEVTPGELFRRHMFYTHYQVDPRLVRAYYFKSGDTISWLQDMGVVFNSVRPAFRARERTRAYADGEYTWHVVQPEDGSEPGPRAATTMTKRMTERAQELGVEFLFETPGKSLVVDGGGAVVGVRAADKDGGEVEVSCKAVIVATGGFGANAKMIQEKIGLDWGKNLYSFAVPGMDGDGYNMCHAVGAGRTPVTMEMMYQLPDNMNHFYVEGAFRQPTYWCDRNGERFMPEDDIFNTTFVGNAINHLPGKVGFALFDSRMLKNWKKNGPDIVSHVHPHDLYEHFEEQFEQDLDTYVDGNGDHVIARADTLEELAEKIGIDPEGLSKNVEAYNEMCHAGYDELFEKERQFMQPLESGPFYACRQYMGAYGTLGGVLVNDRMEVMNDEYKVIPGLYCVGTDACTIYGDSYNYSIPGNTMGFCLNSGRIAGENASMAAFDYADGDEEEWD
- a CDS encoding NADH-ubiquinone oxidoreductase-F iron-sulfur binding region domain-containing protein; its protein translation is MTIINFMPVYRQAPVSLRLLEERLDEAVERAASEDVTLILPKGRTDLASRFGEGKVVLADETIGFLYGNDTAAAKLLSGEKPVPSSVTGAAEDEVVSGEAWLCGQDGTKRVWLEGANDPVEVDATTTAAGLLSVTAVPTEGLRAVYLGYPQSRFLVPGELDEPMELSCDYMCVYTDANCMANALHEIATTFHRECCGRCVFGYEGGYQLETILGDAVGKRGRMGDLDLMRDLCPTMSTQSLCELGRIMARTVQEGIDLFGDELDRHVSKRSCPAGECKAFMTYHILVSRCTGCGDCLAACEEDAITGKDKFVHVIDQKACIQCGRCLEACGEGAVVMAGARKPKTPPRPIPCKRS
- a CDS encoding ribosome maturation factor RimP, with amino-acid sequence MATTDLERQLVTALEDAARSHGIDVVDVEVVGSSKAPVVRVRIDHADEGVPTISLDEVAAQSGWINEVLDDADPIAGSYVLEVSSPGLARPLRKERDFERFAGSDVSLKTFAREGRRRFTGRLLGVEGGRVVVECGEERVSLALDDIKSCHVRPDFD